In the Leptospira fletcheri genome, TTTTCCGGCAAGTGAGGAACGTTATTCACCGAGACGGGTAGATATCTTCCCCTGACCCAACGGAACGTACTTAAGGAAGTGTTCCAAATCCATGGCATCCAGTCGAAACTTCCCGTATCCTGTCTGAGAATCTTTTTTAGTACTAGCGAGATGGGAGTCCCCGAAGTGAAGACGAAGGTTCTCTCCTTATCCGATGGGGAAAACCATCTATCACAGGACTCCATCACACGGCATTCGAAATCGGAATAAGATTCGATTCCGTGAGGAGTTTCCTCTCCTCCTCTCCAGGAGACCAAGATCTCTTCCGTTAACTTGAAAAAGAGCGCCGCAGAGCGAATTCCTCCCTGGAGTTTCACTTTCGCGAATTGGGAAAGACTCCGATGAAAGTCCGGATTTTTTTCGGACAATATTTTCGCATAGGAACTCCACAATTCAGGGCTGAATTCGTTCCAACCGGAATCCCGAAGAACCAAGGATTCCTCCTCTCTATCCGTCAAAAGCCTCGGATTCACTGACCGCAGTCCGTCCAAAAAAGATTCTGCAGTTTCCTTATGCCTTCGCAAGCTCCCAGTGACGATCCGATCCGGAAGATCTCCGTTTTCTCCCATGTATTTGCCCAGGAGAAAGGATTGTTTCTTTCCGTGGTCCGTTAGAAGATCGTAATCTTCTCCCCGAGAATTCGCTTGGCCGTGTCGGATTAGATGAACTACGGACATGGGTCCCTAGTCTTCTGTAGTGAAACGCGGATTGGTGATCTCTACCTTCTCCTTCACGCTTTCCTTTACATGTTCCCAGAAATCCCGGTCATCCACCGATCTCTTCTCTTTTCGGATCCGATCCCGCAACTCCATATTCCAAGAAGCGGCAAGAACCTTCTTCTCATTTAACGTATTTAACGGCGTCCGTATATCCTTTTCGAGCAGCTTTGCAAGACGGACGATTTCCTTATCCAAAAGCTCTTCCCCGGATCGAATTTCCCGGGAAATAACCCCCAACATATTCCAACTGACCAGGGTTTTATAGGAAAGCAGATCCTTATCCCTGAATTCGGGAAGAACCTCCTTCATTAAAAAATCCTGAATCGCTTCCAATAATTCCGTACTAGTAGGTTTATCCTGCATACTCCCCTCTTAGGATAACGATTCCTCGATCAGACGCATCGCCTCGTATTCCATCTCGCCGGCCCTTCTTCCGATCGCGGCGAGCTCGATTCCCTTATCCTTTCCCGATAAGTGACGTTCGGACTGACCGATACAACCTATGGCCCATCTCAGATTCCCCATCACTTCCCAATAGGTCACTTTTTTGGGATCCAAAGTCACTCCGGCCGATTTTTCGTACGCCTCGTAAAATTCGGAACGGTCCGCAAACCCTCCCGCTTCCTTATTCAGCTTTCCGAAACGCCAATCCCTCATACAAAGCCAAGTGAGATCCTCGTGACGATCCCCCCAATGGGCAAATTCCCAATCCACGATCCCTTGGAGTCCTTCCGGAGTGACCATGAAGTTCCCGGTCCTGAAATCCCCGTGGACGAGAACGATCCTGTCGCTCGGAACAGCGTTCTTTTCCAACCAATTCAGGATCATCTCCATGGCCGGATAAGGCTCTTTCATTCCTTCCAATTGACTCCTTAAATTTTGGACCGATCCGGAAGCGACGACCATATCGTTCAGATCCTGTCCCAGAGAGAGGGTCTTTCGCAAAGGCTCGTCTTTGCATGTTTCCGGAGTGACCGAATGAATCTTGGCGAGGTTTTCCGCGAGCTCGTTCGTAAGTTGTTTCCGGATTTTATTCAGACTAGGATCTTTGACAACGAATCTACCTGTTGCCCTACCGGAGATCCTTCTCATGAAGTAGAAGGGATTGCCGGTGACACCGGGATCCGTTTCCAGCCAAAAAGGTTCCGGAGTTTTTACGCCCGCTTCGAACGCCATTCTACAAACTTTAAATTCGTCTATCCTAGATAGGGAGGCCAGAAGCGACGCACCCTTATCCGTTCTATAGACTGTCTGGTAAGTTCCTTTTTCCTTTCCTTCCGCAACTATGATGTCCGCGGAAAAGTTCTCCTGGCAAGCCCCTCCCGAAAGCGAGATCATATTAGAAATCTCTACTTTTCCCTTCAGCCTTCCTCCGAGATAGGTCTCTAACCTCTCCTTTAATTCCGAATCCTTCACGTTTAAAATTTTTCCTTTCCCGACATTAGGTTCCGTCCGATCACCATCTTATGCGTCTCCGTAGGTCCGTCGGCGATTCTCGCTGCGCGTGCGTCTCTGTAAAAAAGCTCCAGCTTCAGATAGCGGCTGAACCCGTGGGAACCGCAGATCTGAATCGCTCTGTCTACGCATTTGTTCAGAGTCTCACTCACTTGCCATTTAGCGAGGGAAATCGCTTGTCTGGCGTCCCCTCCCTTTCTGAGAATATCCGCGGCCTTTAAAGTAAGCAGAAAGCCGGATTCGATTTCGAGAGCGGCCTCCGCGAACATCCATTGGATCCCCTGTTGCTCGGAGAGCTTTCCGCCGAATAATTCCCGTTTTATCGCGTATTCTCTCGCGATTTCGAGGGATCGACGGGAAAGTCCGATCCATCGCATACAATGCGTTAGACGGGCGGGACCAAGGCGCTCTTGGGAAAGACGGAAACCTTCCGCTACCTTTCCTAGAACCTGGGATTCGTGTACTTTAACGTTTTCGAAATTCAGTTCGCAATGTCCTCCGGGTCCGTGGGAACCGAGCATTTCGATTTCCTGAACCATCGTGTATCCGGGAGCGTCCGTCGGGACCAGAAACATCGTGGTTCGACGAAAACTATCGTTAACCTTAGCCATGACGATCAGGAAGGAGGCTCCGTTCGCACCGGTACAATACCATTTTCTACCGTTGATCACGTAATGTTCGCCTTCCTTAACCGCATTCGTAGCGAGAGTAGTAGGATCCGAGCCGGCGCCGGGAGGGGGTTCCGTCATCGCGAATCCCGAACGGATCTTACCTTCCACAAGAGGATAATAATATTTCTTTTTCTGTTCCTCGTTGGCGGCCAGGTGAAGAAGATGCATATTTCCTTCGTCCGGGGCGTCGCAGTTGCATAAATACGGAGCGATCGGAGAACGACCTAATTCGCTAAATATGAGAGCGGTGCCGACAAGATCCAATCCCAATCCGCCTTCCGATTTGGGAAGGTGGGCCGTCCAAAGCCCCCGTTTCTTGGCTTCCAGCCTCAACGTTTCCGTCAACGCTTCGGGCATTCTCCCTCGATTGTAATCGTAATGATCCTCGGCGGGAATGGCCACTTCTTCCACGAAGGCCCTGGCCTTAGCCTTTATCTCTTCGACTTCTTTAGAGACGGTTAAATCCATAGTAATTTAAATTTTCCTACTTTCTTTATTTTCTGAATTCCGGAGGGAGTTCGAATTTTCCGATCCGGTCGTTATGAAGACTTCCCAAATATACGTAATTTCCCTTGCGCTTCACCGAAGTGATCTCCTTCAAGTGTTCTCCGGTAGGATCCTGAAAGCTGGCTAAGGCACGGCCCTCCTCGTCCAGAAGCACCGCGAGACCGTAAGGTTTGGGTTTCGGCCATAAAAATTTCGGAAGTTTTGCCACCAGAATTTTCGCCCAAGGCCTGGGGTGAAGAAGATGATCCATGGTCGGATTTCGTACCGTAAACATAGCCAGGTAGAAAGTCCCGTTGCCGTCGGAAGAGATATTGTCCGGAAACCCGGGAAGATTTTCGACCCACACGTCGCTAGTCCCAGCCTTAGGACCCTTTAACCAATATCGATGAATTCTATATTTGTACGTCTCGTTCAGAACGACGAAGTCTTCGTTTTTCGACAGCGCGACTCCGTTCGCAAAGAAAATATCCTTCATCAGTACCGTAGTCTTTTTGGTACGAGGATCGTATTTTAGCAATCTTCCCCTAGGAACACCTTCCATCAGATCGTAAAGATATTCGGGGGCGGTATATTTATAACTCGCGTCGGAAAAATACACGGTCCCGTCTTTTGCCACATCCAGATCGTCGGTGAATTTAAAAGGAACTCCTTCCGCTTCGGTGGAGAGGACTTGCACGTCTCCTTTAGGACCGATTTTTAAAAGGCCCTTCATTGCATCGGCCACGTAAAGCGTCCCGTCGGAAATTAGTTTCATCCCCAAAGGTCTTCCGCCCGTAGCTGCATACGCTTTCATATCTCCTTCTTTCGATATGAAATATACTTTTCCGTCTTCGCTGGCTGAGTAGAGATTGCCGAAATCGTCAGGTTCTATATCTTCAGGACCGTGAATCCTGCCCAAAGCGATCAATTCGGCGGATCTTAAGAGTCTATTCTCGGAATATACCCCGCTCATTTCCGGCTCGGGAGGAGGATAATAGGCCACAGGTTCAATCCGAGAGGGTTTGATCAGAATCCCCGCCGTTAAAATGATCAGTACTGTCGCGAGGAGTAGGAGGATTTTTTTCGCGTTCACGATTCCCTCCTTAAGGGAAACGAGGGAGAAACTAACTTGAAAGGAAGTCCAGTCAACGGAAATTTCCGATATCATTGCGCGAGCTTTACAATTATTGATTGCGGCTCCCAACCAATTTTAGATACGCTACACAAGGCATAAGAGTTATGCCTTTCGATAAGATGAAGATTTCGGAAGAAATGGTCAATAAACACGGAGTCCGATTTAAGGAATCCTCTATTATCTTCGATGAGAACGAACCCGCCGATCAAATGTATCTGATCCTAACGGGTAAGGTCGGGATTCACAAGAAGGTAAAGGAAGCATTCAAGTTATTAATCGAACTCAAAGAAGGTGATATGTTCGGCGAGATGGCTTTAGTCGACAAGAAGCCACGGAGCGCCCGTGCGATCGCAAAAACCGACGTTCTGCTCTTTGCGATTACGGAATCTGTTTTTTATAATATGATTCAGACGAATCCTTCCTTCTCGCTTAAGATGGTCAAAATGCTTTCTTCCCGCCTGCGGGAAACGAATCAGACCATCGCTAGTCTTCTGAAGGCGGACCGTAAAAACTTGGTCACTTCCGCTTTGATCGCCTTTAGTCAAACAAGAGGAGAACAGGACGGCGGAATCTACAAGATTCATCTCGGCGCCTTCATCAAGTGGGCCATTCTTAGAGTCGGCCTGGAACACCAAGATCTGGTTTCATCCATAAACCTTCTAGTAAAGGACAAATTGGTGGAACAACCTAAAAACGATCCAAGTTCTCTGATCATCCGGGAAGGTCTGTTTAAGTACACGGTGGACGTTTAATCCTTGGCGTTATCGGTGGCAAAACCCCGTAGCGCTAAAAGATTGGATTATTTAGATAATCTTAGATCGTTCGCTCTTTTACTCGGATTAGCGTTTCACGTCGCAATCGTTTATGCAGCGGATATAAAATACCCTTTGAGAAACGTAGACCGTTCCTGGACGTTCGACGTATTCGGAGAATGGGTACATCTATTTCGGATGCCTCTGTTCTTTTTTCTCTCGGGATATTTCAGCGAAAGAACTTTCCGGTCCAAGGGAATGGCGAATTTCGTACGACTCAGAGGATTTCGGATCTTAATTCCGTTAGTCAGCGGAATCATCCTATTCGCTCCCGCACAATATTACGTGGCCGCAGTATCGAACGGTTACGAGCACAATTATTTCGTCTTTTTCTGGAACGAATTCCTTCTAAAATCGCCGAAGCCGTCCCACCTATGGTTCCTACAATATCTGGTCCTTTACACGTTCCTGTATGTGGCCATCCGTCCGGTATTGAATCGATTGGGCAACTTCTTCTTACCGGAAAGTCGCTACGGAAACTTTTCGACAGGTTCCATACAGGTAAAACGAGCGGAAATCCTATTATTTCTGGGATTTTGGAGCACATTTTGGACCTGTCTAATAAATTACTTTTTCCTAAAGGACCAGACGTTTTTCACGATTGAACCGGTGCAATTCGTGTACGATATCAGCTTCTTTGCCGCAGGAAGTTTCTTTATCGGTAAAGAATCCACGATCATAGACGGAGTTTCGAGCAAGATCGAATTGGGAATTTTAGGGATTTTAGCCTTAGCATTATTCTGGTGCTTCTACTGGATCAAAAGCATAGATCCATTTTGGTCCTACTTCGGCTACACGGGAGATTGGAGAAGAGTTCTTCACATTTTTCTGAAATGTCTGGGTGGATGGGCATGGATCGCTTTCTTTATACGGTTCTTCCAGTTTTTCATCAGCGATCGAACCGAAGTCTCTGAATACCTTCGCAATTCCAGCCTGCCAGTATATCTCATTCATCATCCGATTTCCCTCGGAATCGGATTCGGCATCGTCCAAGAAACTTGGCCGATCTGGGCAAAGTTCCCTCTTCATCTTTTGCTCACGTATCTTCTTACGTTCGGGATTTATCATCTGCTGATTCGTAATTCTTTTTTTTTGAACGCCATCCTCGGAAACGCAAAAGCCAAACCCGCTCCTGCAGAATCCTAAAAAACGAGTTCCTCTCGCCAAAAATCCCTTGCCATCCGATCCTAAAACAAAATCATGTCCTTTACCGGGCCTGTAGCTCAGTTGGTTAGAGCACACGCTTGATAAGCGTGGGGTCATGTGTTCAAGTCACATCAGGCCCAGGGGTTAAGACCAGTGGATAGCGGTTGGAGTCCTTCCCTCCGAAGATCCTTAACCCCGCAGAGCCGAGGAATCCGGTTGGAAGAGAATTCTCCGATTCGGTTCCTTTGAAACTATCCACAAAACCTTGGTATACAAGGGGCGTTAGCTCAGCTGGGAGAGCATCTGATTTGCATTCAGAAGGTCATCGGTTCGATCCCGATACGCTCCAATCCTCCCCTTAGAACCCAAATTTCTAGTTCCGCTTAGAGGATTCGTTCGCTCTCCCTGTGAATTCTTTCCAAAGGAGAATCTCGGATTGTTTCCTTTTCAAAAACTTTTGACTTGCGGATCCGGCGTTTTTATCGATACCGAAAATACGATGTTTCCCGCATTCGAATATCCTCTCCGGTTTTCCGAAATGATCCCTTACGGAATCCTCGCCGATTCCGTCGAGAAGCACAAACGAGTACGGAATTCCCGTCTCATACCAACGAAACGTACTTTGCCAAACCGTCACGGTCAGATCCGATTCGTACGGATCCGAGACGAGTTTCTCGCGACTTAAGTTCCGAATCTGGGCCGACCTCCAAAATCCCGCGATTCCCCTCTTCCATCCTTCTTGTGCCGAGATCTCGTCCAGGCATACCAACCATTCCGGGCGATATTCGAATGAAATCCCTCTACTGAATACGATATTCGTGCAAAAACAAAACGAGGAGAGGACGATCAGAGAAAAGATTGCCGAGGAAATTTTTCGAAGAGAGAGAATCCCTAGGAGTGACACCGCAAGACAGGAGGAAGAGATTCCGCCGAAATATCGATCCACGGGTTCTCCCGGCTGGATCAACCCTTGAGCACAACCCCAAACGATCAGACAAAGGGGAACCAAGATACAGGAACCGAGGAGGAGTACGGAAACGGAAATTTCAGGATCGCGGGTACCGACGGCGATTCCTTTTTTTCTCCGCAAAACCGAGGCGAAAGCCAAACCCGCAAATATCAAAACGAAAAACGGAAGCTCCCGTTCGAACAAAACGAGAAAGGTGTCCACTATGCCGCGAACGAGCCCGACAGGATCTTGCAGAAGTCGAGCCTGCGCCTTTCCGGAGAAATAATGGAAAGGAAAGAAAATCGATTTATTTTTTTCTAATGCTTTTAACGTAAACCAAGAAAGAGCCAAACCGACACCGACCGGAATCTGGGATACGATCGCTCGCGCCGCTTTTCCCGGAAAGGAATCGTTTTTGTCTCTCGGTATCCCGTATATAAAATATAGATTTTCCGCGATCAACGGAAGAAAATACGTCGGAACGAACAACGGATCCGAGACCGCTCCCGAAAAACAGGAGAGTAAAACCGAAAAGGACCTTGCCAAGCTAGGAGAATTCCGGTTCCAAAAGAAAATTCCCCAGGCCCAAGGAAGAAAGGACCAGATCCCTCCATGAAAGGCAGGTAGGAAAAAAAACAACTCTCTACCGGACAAAAGCAGAAATGCCGCGAATAAGAAACCGAAAGACAGGATTTTTTCCGTAGAACGAGGCGAACCTCCGATCGACAGTACGGAAAAAAGCAAACGCCAACCGAAAAGAAGAAAGGCCCATTGGCAGACAGCGTAAGCCAATTGGGCGGATTGCACGGGAAAAAACCCAGCCCAAGAGGAAAGCGTCCTCAAGAATAGATATAGAACCAGATCCGGAAAAAGATAAGGAGCCGGAGTCCAAGTCCAATCCTGCAAACCGGACCAAAATCCTCGGCTCTCGAGTTCAGAATAAACGCTCGAAAAAAAAAGGGAATCCGAGTTATAAAAAACCTCGGCCGTTTCGGAGCGACCGCCTACCGTCCCGAGAAGGAATAAAAAGGAAAGCAGAGAAAGAAGGAATCGGACTACGGAAACACTTCTTTCCCGAACGTTTTGAGAGAGATCCTTCACAAAAAGGAAGGTTCTCTCACCGATTCCCGAACGCAACTCGAATCTTCGTTTGTAAAAAAAGGTGGATCTTCCTTTTCCCGTAAGGATGATTCGTCGCATGAAATATTCTCGTTTTGGAATTTCCGGGTTGCTTCTCCTCTTCGCTTCATTTTCCCTCTTTACGTCCTGCGACGAAGTTCGCCGGATTCTCGTGGCAAAAATCGGAGACTCCTCAAAATATTCCGCCGAAGGAAAGGAATCCGGATTTAAACCGGTCTTTACCCAAAAGGACGAACATCGCAAAAAGATCGGAATTTCCTTAACGACCGTGGGAGAAGGTTTCGATCAGCCGACGGATTTACTCGCAATCTCGAACCCCGAAATCTTCATCGTGTTAGAAAAGACCGGTTCGATCAAATGGTTGGATCCCAAAGACGGAAGTTCCGGATTGATCGCTAAAATCCCGAACGTACTTACGGATTCCGAGGAAGGGCTGCTCGGGATCGCGTTACATCCCGCTTTTCCGGAAAAACCGAAAGTATATTTAAATTATGTAATTAAGAAAAATGGAAAAGATACCAGTAGAGTTTCCGAATGGACCATGGATTTTCCCAAGGATCCTAAAAAATCGAAACTAAAGGAAGAACGGACCATTTTGGAAGTCGAACAGCCTTACGGAAACCACAACGCAGGACAACTCGCGTTCGGCCGGGACGGGAAATTGTACATAGGCTGGGGAGACGGAGGCTGGATGGCGGATCCGAAGGGGAACGGACAAAATCCCAAAACCTTCTTAGGGTCCATGCTGAGGATTGATGTCGATTCCAAGGATCCGGGTAAAGAGTATTCGGTGCCGAAGGATAATCCTTTCGTTGGAAACGAAAATTACCGACCGGAAACCTTCGCATACGGCTTAAGAAATCCATGGAGGTATTCCTTCGATCCTTCCGATCGATTGGTCCTAGCCGATGTCGGCCAGGATCTCTATGAGGAAGTGGATATCATAGAAGCCGGAAAAAATTACGGGTGGAATAAAACGGAAGCCTCGCATTGTTTCGAACCGAAAGAGAATTGCGATCGGAACGGATTGACCGATCCGATCTACGAATACGGTAGGGAAGACGGCAGTTCTATCACGGGAGGTTTCGTAGTCACGAACGATCGGATCGGTGATCTTCACGGGCTGTACGTTTTCGGAGATTTTGTCTCCGGAAGGATCTGGGCGATCCCCCTTCCAAAAAACGGGGAAAGAGTGAAAGAGGCATATTCTTTGGGAAAATGGCCTGTGCTCATATCAACGTTCGGTCGGGACGCGAGAGGCTCCCTCTATCTTGCTGATTTCGGATCCGGAAAGATCTTAAGGATAGACCCGGAAAAATAACCTTGGCCTCGTCCCTCGAAGCCGATCAGACTCGGAGAACTTTCACTTGGAACGGGATCCTTTCCAGATCCCGATCTTATTCCGATTCGAAGAGATCAATGCTTTGGATTTTTCCCCATCGGGATCGGAAAGATCGTAAATCTTCCAACTCCCGCAGTCGGCGACCGGCTTAGCGTCACGGAAAACGGACTTCAACGCGGTTTCATCGATTCCTTCCATAACTGCAAACGTGTATGGTACGTCGGATAGAAACCACGCAAACGTATTCTGCCAATAAAAGAGATTGAGATCCGGCAGATAATCATCGATGACCGCTTCCGACCGGGAAAAAACACGCATCGGGCGGCTGATCCAAAAATTAGAAATTCCGCGCCGGTACCCCTTCTCCGTGATGAGACGATCTATACATTGCATTCGTTCCGGATAATAAACCGGATTGCTATTCTTGGAAAATGCGACCGTAACGAGTAAGGCGGTTCCGAAACAGAGAAACGCAAAGAGTCCGAGGCGGAACTTGCGTTCGAATTCCATCGAACCGAGCAGCCAAAAACCGCAGCCGAGTACCGCGACAGTTATCTGTCCGAAATAGCGATCGATGGGATTTCCGTTCTCCATTACGTGACCGTTGATGGCGGCAAGAAGCACAAGGAAGAGAGGGGACAAAAAACCGAGAGAGGCAAAAAGGAGTACCGGAACACGGGAAGTTTTTTCCGGGACTCCTGTCGGAAATCGGATGCGATTCCGAAAAAGAGAAACGACAAAAACGAAGGCGACAATCGAGATCTCCGTACGGTTCGATCCGAACAGACCGCCCGATGCGACCGTAAAATCGTTCCACCAGACTTTCGGATTCCCGAATAGAACGGACCATCCCACCTTACCGGAAGCATACGATCCCGGGAATAGAATTATTTTATTTTTATCTAATATATTTAGTAAGATTTTAGCGAGGATCAAACCTGTCGCCGTCGGCAGAAAGGAGAACCAAAATTTCCTAAGTCTTTGTAATCCGCGGTTTTTGAATAGAAATTCGTATGTTTCGGTGATCGTCAAAGGGATCACGAATACGGGTACGAAAAAAAGGTCGCTCAAAGAAAGCAGAAAGACGGCGAGAATCGTTCCGTAAAAATACGTTCTTTCTCCCGTCTTTTTCCAGGAAAAATGACAGGCCCAGACCCAGGAAAGGGAAGCCCACGTTCCTCCGTGATAGCCGGGAAGGAACAGGAACAGCTTTTCTCCTAAGAATAGAAAAGACGCCCCTAGCAAATATCCGAAGGATAAAAACACGAATTCGAATCCGTTCCGGTTCGGTTCCTTCCGCAAAACGCGAAATAAAACCGGAATTCCCGCCAACAGAAACGTCCATTGGAGGAACGCGTAAGAGAGATGAGTCGCTTCCCAAGCGGCACCAGGAAACGGCAAAAATAAAGTTCGCAACGCAAAATAGGCGGCAAGGTCCGGAAAAAAATACGGAGACGGGGTCCAGCACCAATCTCCGATCGGGTAAAATCCGAGCGAACCTCCTTTCAAAAAAAGTTCCGAATAGAGAATGGGAAAGAACAAAGAGTCGGAATTATAAAAATCGTCCGCTAAAGAAGGAGTTCCGCCTACGCTTACCAAAGCCGTACAGAAGATAGCGGCGGAAACGACCGTTAAAAACTTAGGAATCGAGAACCTTCGTAAAAACACCGACCAGAACAAAGAAAAACCCCGCTTATAAAAGGAACAATTCCTCTACTAGAAACCAAGGCGAGATTGAAAAAGACTGGACCGAAGTTGTCGAGTCCTTTTATGAATTGCTATCCGACCGGGAATTCCTATGAAACTCATTCTTCCGTTTACGCCGGAGTATTTTCGCTGGTTACGCAACGAAGCGCCCGAAGGAGGCGTAGAAACCTATCCTGAAATCGGAGAGAACTACGAAAGTTCCGTCCGAGGAATATACGTCATCGGAGATTTGACCGGACTTCCTCTATTAAAATATGCGGTGGACAGCGGAACAAAATGCGTATCCCTGCTTCCCCGAAGCGTGGCGGAAAAAACCGACGGGGAAATTTACGATCTGATCATCGTAGGGGCAGGCCCGGCGGGCGTTTCCGCGGGAATAGAAGCCAAAAAGAGAGGGATGAAATTCCTCATCTTGGAAGGGAACCAGGCCTTTCATACTGTCTCCAGTTATCCCAAAGGG is a window encoding:
- a CDS encoding DUF6285 domain-containing protein, translating into MQDKPTSTELLEAIQDFLMKEVLPEFRDKDLLSYKTLVSWNMLGVISREIRSGEELLDKEIVRLAKLLEKDIRTPLNTLNEKKVLAASWNMELRDRIRKEKRSVDDRDFWEHVKESVKEKVEITNPRFTTED
- a CDS encoding acyltransferase family protein; amino-acid sequence: MALSVAKPRSAKRLDYLDNLRSFALLLGLAFHVAIVYAADIKYPLRNVDRSWTFDVFGEWVHLFRMPLFFFLSGYFSERTFRSKGMANFVRLRGFRILIPLVSGIILFAPAQYYVAAVSNGYEHNYFVFFWNEFLLKSPKPSHLWFLQYLVLYTFLYVAIRPVLNRLGNFFLPESRYGNFSTGSIQVKRAEILLFLGFWSTFWTCLINYFFLKDQTFFTIEPVQFVYDISFFAAGSFFIGKESTIIDGVSSKIELGILGILALALFWCFYWIKSIDPFWSYFGYTGDWRRVLHIFLKCLGGWAWIAFFIRFFQFFISDRTEVSEYLRNSSLPVYLIHHPISLGIGFGIVQETWPIWAKFPLHLLLTYLLTFGIYHLLIRNSFFLNAILGNAKAKPAPAES
- a CDS encoding acyl-CoA dehydrogenase family protein codes for the protein MDLTVSKEVEEIKAKARAFVEEVAIPAEDHYDYNRGRMPEALTETLRLEAKKRGLWTAHLPKSEGGLGLDLVGTALIFSELGRSPIAPYLCNCDAPDEGNMHLLHLAANEEQKKKYYYPLVEGKIRSGFAMTEPPPGAGSDPTTLATNAVKEGEHYVINGRKWYCTGANGASFLIVMAKVNDSFRRTTMFLVPTDAPGYTMVQEIEMLGSHGPGGHCELNFENVKVHESQVLGKVAEGFRLSQERLGPARLTHCMRWIGLSRRSLEIAREYAIKRELFGGKLSEQQGIQWMFAEAALEIESGFLLTLKAADILRKGGDARQAISLAKWQVSETLNKCVDRAIQICGSHGFSRYLKLELFYRDARAARIADGPTETHKMVIGRNLMSGKEKF
- a CDS encoding phosphotransferase family protein, with protein sequence MKDSELKERLETYLGGRLKGKVEISNMISLSGGACQENFSADIIVAEGKEKGTYQTVYRTDKGASLLASLSRIDEFKVCRMAFEAGVKTPEPFWLETDPGVTGNPFYFMRRISGRATGRFVVKDPSLNKIRKQLTNELAENLAKIHSVTPETCKDEPLRKTLSLGQDLNDMVVASGSVQNLRSQLEGMKEPYPAMEMILNWLEKNAVPSDRIVLVHGDFRTGNFMVTPEGLQGIVDWEFAHWGDRHEDLTWLCMRDWRFGKLNKEAGGFADRSEFYEAYEKSAGVTLDPKKVTYWEVMGNLRWAIGCIGQSERHLSGKDKGIELAAIGRRAGEMEYEAMRLIEESLS
- a CDS encoding PQQ-dependent sugar dehydrogenase: MKYSRFGISGLLLLFASFSLFTSCDEVRRILVAKIGDSSKYSAEGKESGFKPVFTQKDEHRKKIGISLTTVGEGFDQPTDLLAISNPEIFIVLEKTGSIKWLDPKDGSSGLIAKIPNVLTDSEEGLLGIALHPAFPEKPKVYLNYVIKKNGKDTSRVSEWTMDFPKDPKKSKLKEERTILEVEQPYGNHNAGQLAFGRDGKLYIGWGDGGWMADPKGNGQNPKTFLGSMLRIDVDSKDPGKEYSVPKDNPFVGNENYRPETFAYGLRNPWRYSFDPSDRLVLADVGQDLYEEVDIIEAGKNYGWNKTEASHCFEPKENCDRNGLTDPIYEYGREDGSSITGGFVVTNDRIGDLHGLYVFGDFVSGRIWAIPLPKNGERVKEAYSLGKWPVLISTFGRDARGSLYLADFGSGKILRIDPEK
- a CDS encoding histidine phosphatase family protein, translated to MSVVHLIRHGQANSRGEDYDLLTDHGKKQSFLLGKYMGENGDLPDRIVTGSLRRHKETAESFLDGLRSVNPRLLTDREEESLVLRDSGWNEFSPELWSSYAKILSEKNPDFHRSLSQFAKVKLQGGIRSAALFFKLTEEILVSWRGGEETPHGIESYSDFECRVMESCDRWFSPSDKERTFVFTSGTPISLVLKKILRQDTGSFDWMPWIWNTSLSTFRWVRGRYLPVSVNNVPHLPEKPDRTLF
- a CDS encoding Crp/Fnr family transcriptional regulator, giving the protein MKISEEMVNKHGVRFKESSIIFDENEPADQMYLILTGKVGIHKKVKEAFKLLIELKEGDMFGEMALVDKKPRSARAIAKTDVLLFAITESVFYNMIQTNPSFSLKMVKMLSSRLRETNQTIASLLKADRKNLVTSALIAFSQTRGEQDGGIYKIHLGAFIKWAILRVGLEHQDLVSSINLLVKDKLVEQPKNDPSSLIIREGLFKYTVDV
- a CDS encoding SMP-30/gluconolactonase/LRE family protein is translated as MNAKKILLLLATVLIILTAGILIKPSRIEPVAYYPPPEPEMSGVYSENRLLRSAELIALGRIHGPEDIEPDDFGNLYSASEDGKVYFISKEGDMKAYAATGGRPLGMKLISDGTLYVADAMKGLLKIGPKGDVQVLSTEAEGVPFKFTDDLDVAKDGTVYFSDASYKYTAPEYLYDLMEGVPRGRLLKYDPRTKKTTVLMKDIFFANGVALSKNEDFVVLNETYKYRIHRYWLKGPKAGTSDVWVENLPGFPDNISSDGNGTFYLAMFTVRNPTMDHLLHPRPWAKILVAKLPKFLWPKPKPYGLAVLLDEEGRALASFQDPTGEHLKEITSVKRKGNYVYLGSLHNDRIGKFELPPEFRK